The following are from one region of the Bacillus methanolicus MGA3 genome:
- a CDS encoding SbcC/MukB-like Walker B domain-containing protein, with amino-acid sequence MRPLKLTMQAFGPYAGRETIDFTVLGNRTMFVISGKTGAGKTTIFDGISYAIYGKASGEDRNGPELRSQFAKDDVLTEVSLEFSLRQKTYYIIRSPQQEKRKERGEGYTTIGAKAELYVYNEKGEKQLIASNIREVDEKIKEIMQIDSNQFRQIVMIPQGEFRKLLTSDSKEKEVILQRLFHTEIYKKIEEKLKEEAVELRNKVEDRILQRERALRSIHAVNIQELKEYVEADNVNDTLIIPLLTDEIKMMGETLERLAKEDKEKQAERDKLQQKIYEAQTIAKQLQTLEDVKARMNELEAQKKLFEKKEKEITLALKAALLSQQEQLCHRLKNDLDQLEQEAEKIHLKLQSIAKELTAKEAELQTEIEREQERQDAINLFNHLKHIEKDVRTFSVIEKEANRLKFLLDQAKKEKQTAESLLVKIEEQSRNLKLEKQDYEKNQLLYFENERKLEKLEAVWNRLNKYEQLLNRYEKSVSLLKEKNAAYEHANARYQDAKALTEFLEEKWLHGQAAVLAGQLAPGKACPVCGSEHHPNPAASIQNDIPEESDIKEAKKQALLLEKEKSTAESALFEMKSQVHSLEQSVQEQLSEIILEIPDFQSEELEAVKQSIESERKNLTESQLRLKEQKQKLEQIIAELEQCEEKKANIQTEIQELSAKVHELTIQFTEKKTNLSRLMESIPDHLRSEEKFETELQRALNRRDELQKKLEQAQQQFQNTKEKYATENARFETVKKQMAETEKKLAAEKESFKNNMIGQGFPTYKEYSEAKRTETEIKKLELEVRKYWEEYRSVNDRYVELSDMLKDVKEPDLDGLLNELHQINDQIKELQERYTNLFMKKRDNEEILKKVTNINEEIKVLEERYKIIGHLYDISRGQNTYRITFERYVLAAFLDDILREANIRLAKMTSGRYQLLRKTDRSKGNVQSGLELLVFDQYTGRERHVKTLSGGESFKAALSLALGLADVVQTYAGGVSLETMFIDEGFGMLDPESLDQAIEALIDIQNSGRLVGIISHVPELKERIDARLEVIATQSGSTTEFQFVN; translated from the coding sequence ATGAGGCCTTTAAAGCTAACAATGCAAGCGTTTGGCCCTTATGCCGGAAGGGAAACGATCGATTTTACAGTTTTAGGAAATCGGACGATGTTTGTCATTTCAGGAAAAACCGGAGCAGGAAAAACGACCATCTTTGATGGAATCAGTTACGCTATCTACGGAAAAGCGAGCGGGGAAGACCGAAACGGTCCAGAACTCAGAAGCCAGTTTGCAAAAGATGATGTTTTAACAGAAGTTTCGCTCGAATTTTCCTTAAGGCAAAAAACATATTATATTATCCGTTCACCTCAGCAAGAAAAAAGAAAGGAGCGGGGTGAAGGGTATACAACGATTGGCGCAAAAGCCGAATTATATGTTTACAATGAAAAAGGCGAAAAACAGCTGATTGCTTCAAATATCCGAGAAGTTGATGAAAAAATAAAGGAGATCATGCAGATTGACTCAAACCAGTTCCGGCAAATTGTTATGATCCCACAAGGAGAATTCCGGAAGCTGCTTACATCTGACAGCAAAGAAAAAGAAGTGATTCTTCAGCGATTGTTTCATACGGAAATTTATAAAAAAATCGAAGAAAAATTGAAAGAAGAAGCGGTTGAGCTGAGAAACAAAGTGGAAGATCGCATTTTACAGCGTGAACGTGCTCTTCGATCGATTCATGCAGTTAACATCCAGGAGTTAAAAGAGTATGTCGAAGCTGACAACGTGAATGACACACTGATAATCCCATTATTGACTGATGAGATCAAAATGATGGGCGAAACTCTCGAGCGTTTGGCAAAAGAAGACAAGGAAAAACAAGCAGAACGAGACAAGCTTCAGCAGAAAATTTATGAGGCTCAAACGATTGCTAAACAACTTCAAACGTTAGAGGATGTAAAAGCACGAATGAATGAATTGGAAGCTCAAAAAAAGCTGTTTGAAAAAAAAGAGAAGGAAATAACGCTTGCCTTGAAAGCAGCTTTGCTTTCCCAGCAGGAGCAGCTTTGCCATAGATTAAAAAACGATTTGGACCAACTCGAACAAGAGGCGGAGAAAATCCATTTGAAATTGCAGTCTATCGCTAAAGAACTAACTGCGAAAGAAGCAGAACTCCAAACGGAAATAGAACGTGAACAAGAACGACAAGATGCTATCAATCTTTTCAATCACCTGAAACATATCGAAAAAGATGTCCGCACGTTTTCCGTTATTGAGAAGGAAGCAAATCGATTGAAATTTCTTTTGGATCAAGCAAAAAAGGAGAAGCAAACAGCAGAAAGCCTTCTAGTAAAGATCGAAGAACAGAGCAGAAATTTGAAACTAGAAAAACAGGATTATGAAAAAAATCAGCTTCTCTATTTTGAAAATGAAAGAAAACTTGAAAAGCTGGAGGCAGTTTGGAATCGGCTGAATAAGTATGAACAACTATTAAATCGTTATGAAAAATCAGTTTCGTTGCTGAAGGAAAAAAATGCGGCGTATGAACATGCAAATGCCAGATATCAAGATGCAAAAGCCTTGACCGAGTTTTTAGAGGAAAAATGGCTGCATGGCCAAGCGGCAGTACTAGCCGGACAACTTGCTCCAGGAAAAGCTTGTCCAGTTTGCGGATCCGAACATCATCCGAACCCGGCTGCATCCATTCAAAATGACATACCGGAAGAATCAGATATAAAGGAAGCAAAAAAGCAGGCACTTTTGCTTGAAAAAGAAAAATCAACTGCTGAGTCGGCTTTGTTTGAAATGAAATCACAAGTTCATTCATTAGAACAATCGGTTCAGGAACAACTTTCAGAAATTATTCTGGAAATCCCGGACTTTCAGAGTGAAGAGTTGGAAGCAGTGAAACAATCAATCGAATCGGAAAGAAAGAACCTGACTGAAAGCCAGCTTCGCCTTAAAGAGCAAAAGCAAAAGCTTGAACAAATAATCGCTGAACTGGAACAGTGTGAAGAAAAGAAGGCAAACATCCAAACGGAGATTCAAGAGCTTTCAGCAAAGGTTCATGAGTTGACCATTCAATTTACAGAGAAGAAAACGAATCTTTCAAGGCTGATGGAAAGCATTCCTGACCATCTTCGATCAGAAGAGAAGTTTGAAACAGAGCTTCAACGAGCATTGAACCGGAGAGACGAATTACAAAAAAAGCTGGAACAAGCACAACAACAGTTTCAGAATACAAAGGAAAAGTATGCTACGGAAAACGCGCGCTTTGAAACAGTGAAAAAGCAAATGGCTGAAACAGAGAAAAAATTGGCTGCTGAAAAAGAATCTTTTAAAAACAACATGATTGGACAAGGGTTTCCCACTTATAAGGAGTATAGCGAGGCGAAAAGAACGGAAACCGAAATCAAGAAGCTGGAGCTTGAAGTTCGAAAGTACTGGGAAGAGTACAGGTCTGTCAACGATCGCTACGTTGAACTGTCAGACATGTTAAAGGACGTAAAAGAACCTGATTTAGACGGTTTGTTAAATGAATTGCATCAAATAAACGACCAAATAAAAGAATTACAAGAACGATATACGAATCTTTTCATGAAAAAGCGGGATAATGAAGAAATATTGAAAAAAGTGACAAATATCAACGAGGAAATAAAAGTCCTTGAAGAACGGTATAAAATCATAGGACACTTATATGATATTTCGCGGGGACAAAATACATACCGGATTACATTTGAAAGGTATGTATTGGCGGCCTTTTTAGATGATATTTTAAGAGAAGCAAACATTCGCCTAGCCAAAATGACGAGCGGCCGCTATCAGCTCCTAAGGAAAACGGATCGTTCAAAAGGAAATGTTCAAAGCGGGCTTGAACTCCTTGTTTTTGACCAGTATACAGGTCGGGAACGCCATGTGAAAACACTTTCAGGAGGAGAAAGTTTTAAGGCCGCTCTTTCACTTGCACTTGGTCTCGCTGATGTTGTTCAAACGTATGCCGGAGGAGTTTCATTAGAAACAATGTTTATTGATGAAGGATTTGGAATGCTTGATCCCGAATCTTTAGATCAGGCAATTGAGGCCTTGATCGATATCCAGAACAGCGGCCGGCTTGTCGGAATCATTTCCCATGTCCCCGAACTGAAAGAGCGGATCGATGCAAGACTGGAAGTCATCGCTACCCAAAGCGGAAGCACAACCGAATTTCAGTTTGTCAATTAA
- a CDS encoding diphthine--ammonia ligase, with protein sequence MCKNIALSWSGGKDGCMAFDKLVKKGYKIACFVTTVPKEMRRTFAHGEKTELITLQGEALNVPVHFIECTFESYTESFIESLKILKTKYNLEVIAFGDLYLDEHREWGEKTAQLSGLEAMFPLWMKQSKALKALEAFVRSGYKAKVIRVRKDMLEESWLGREVNDQFLHDIVKKNVCPMGEAGEYHTFVYDGPLFKKKIKVHDGKVISHEHSKRLELEDGVLIDKY encoded by the coding sequence ATGTGTAAAAACATTGCTCTATCCTGGAGCGGAGGAAAAGATGGATGCATGGCGTTTGACAAGCTTGTAAAGAAAGGCTATAAAATCGCTTGTTTCGTTACGACGGTTCCGAAAGAAATGAGGCGGACGTTTGCACACGGGGAAAAAACGGAATTAATTACACTCCAAGGGGAAGCTTTGAATGTCCCTGTTCATTTTATAGAATGCACTTTTGAAAGTTATACCGAAAGTTTCATAGAATCTTTAAAAATACTAAAAACGAAGTATAATTTAGAAGTAATTGCATTTGGTGATCTTTATTTGGATGAACACCGCGAGTGGGGAGAAAAGACAGCGCAATTAAGCGGTTTAGAGGCGATGTTTCCGTTATGGATGAAACAATCGAAAGCGCTCAAAGCTTTAGAAGCATTTGTAAGATCAGGCTATAAAGCTAAGGTTATAAGAGTGAGAAAAGATATGCTGGAAGAATCATGGCTTGGAAGAGAAGTAAATGACCAGTTTCTTCATGACATCGTGAAGAAAAATGTTTGCCCGATGGGGGAAGCTGGTGAATATCATACCTTTGTCTATGATGGTCCATTATTTAAGAAAAAAATCAAAGTTCACGATGGAAAAGTCATTTCTCATGAACATTCGAAAAGGCTTGAATTAGAAGACGGGGTCTTAATTGATAAATATTGA
- a CDS encoding DMT family transporter — MKWLFSFLALLGGCAIGLQAVINGGLGKKVGAVEGAFISFVIGALALFFVVIFFGKGNISAVSHVPKWQLIGGLLGASYVFIMVLVVPKIGVTPTLITVIAGQLLMGAIIDHFGLLGGKIVPLDLKKILAIVMLFGALFLFHKK, encoded by the coding sequence ATGAAATGGCTGTTTTCATTTCTTGCACTGCTTGGGGGGTGCGCAATCGGCTTACAGGCTGTTATTAATGGCGGACTGGGAAAAAAAGTCGGTGCCGTTGAAGGGGCATTCATTTCTTTTGTCATCGGTGCCCTCGCATTATTTTTTGTTGTTATATTTTTTGGAAAAGGAAATATTTCTGCTGTCTCTCATGTTCCAAAATGGCAGCTGATCGGCGGTTTACTTGGTGCTTCATATGTGTTTATCATGGTTCTTGTTGTTCCAAAAATAGGTGTGACGCCCACTTTGATTACTGTCATAGCAGGACAGCTGCTAATGGGTGCGATCATTGATCATTTCGGGCTGCTAGGTGGAAAGATTGTGCCGCTTGATTTAAAAAAAATACTCGCAATTGTTATGCTTTTCGGAGCATTGTTTTTGTTTCATAAAAAATAA
- the coaW gene encoding type II pantothenate kinase — MNIKKVGIDAGGSLVKIAYEDSGVFHYKKYPIRELTSALEWIKMVAPNAKVALTGGKAAFMKDQFFPEGKIFPEFDSTCEGAMFLLKEAKIDTTKKLVIVNIGTGTSWFVAENNNYTRIFGSGIGGGTLMGLGALLTGETDFIKLVELASKGNKGNVDLLVKDIYYPQEPPIDGNLTASNFAKGVINPNSSKEDKAAAVINMIGETLVLLSMQAVTAFHADRLVYIGSTLAGNEPLKQCLSSYKKMVGIDHVFLDHGEYCGALGALLLL, encoded by the coding sequence ATGAATATAAAAAAAGTTGGGATTGATGCCGGTGGTTCATTAGTGAAAATCGCTTATGAAGATAGCGGTGTCTTTCATTACAAAAAATATCCGATTAGGGAGCTTACATCAGCTCTTGAATGGATAAAAATGGTTGCGCCAAATGCAAAAGTAGCTTTAACAGGTGGAAAAGCTGCTTTTATGAAGGATCAATTTTTCCCTGAAGGCAAGATTTTTCCCGAATTCGATTCAACTTGTGAGGGAGCCATGTTTTTATTAAAAGAGGCTAAAATCGATACTACTAAGAAATTGGTAATTGTAAATATTGGAACGGGAACTTCATGGTTTGTCGCAGAAAATAACAATTACACGCGGATTTTTGGGAGTGGAATCGGCGGCGGAACATTGATGGGACTTGGTGCTTTGCTCACAGGTGAAACGGATTTTATCAAACTGGTTGAATTAGCGTCTAAGGGAAATAAAGGGAATGTTGATTTATTAGTCAAAGATATTTATTATCCGCAGGAACCGCCAATTGACGGAAACTTAACCGCCAGCAATTTTGCGAAGGGAGTTATCAATCCTAATAGTTCAAAAGAGGACAAGGCTGCTGCTGTGATAAATATGATCGGGGAAACCCTTGTTTTGCTTAGTATGCAAGCAGTAACAGCTTTTCATGCTGATAGACTTGTTTATATCGGGAGCACACTTGCCGGGAATGAACCGCTTAAACAGTGCCTTTCTTCCTACAAAAAGATGGTGGGAATTGATCATGTGTTTTTAGATCATGGAGAATATTGCGGTGCTCTCGGTGCTCTGCTCCTTTTGTAA
- the selB gene encoding selenocysteine-specific translation elongation factor, with the protein MNKRFFTIGMAGHIDHGKTSLTKALTNVDTDRLKEEKERQISIELGYAPLYDDGEIQISVIDVPGHERFIRQMIAGVAGIDLVVLVVAADEGVMPQTREHLEILGFLGIKCGIVAITKIDRVEEEFIELVKDDILQELIGTVFEHSPFVLVDSLSKKGIDELKHLIIKMLKGMEPRDANGPFRLPIDQVFTVKGQGTVVRGTVYEGTVEEGQPLIILPKGIEVRARQIQVHYQPAERAFAGQRAAINLSGVSKEELERGDVLVSSEHFTVTKTIDVAIRIVDDLKYEVKQRMPIKCHIGTAEVMGRIIFFDRNELKEENGEVLCQLRLDEEIVAKRGDRFILRRPSPQETIGGGWVIDPNGKKHRFGMKTIEELEKKKEGTPKERVTKVLTEEISAGFKELMKKTSLDEETLKHVLEDKSFVFYNGKEYTLASIVNAVEEEIYSHLKEFHAASPMKQGLNKAQLLQMLQKTYPRTLIEHVLEKGVESGVFGRREQFVFLGEFLPHVPENWQKRVETMLDELKTDGLKVRYLTDYIADAGIPDNLVDDLKKYLEEQGFVVRLNDQYYWHSDHFKEAFKRLKEHTGTQFEIGDAKKALNLSRKYMIPFLERLDALGLTKRVENKRIWQ; encoded by the coding sequence TTGAATAAAAGGTTTTTTACAATTGGAATGGCAGGGCATATCGACCACGGGAAAACTTCATTAACGAAAGCTCTTACAAATGTTGACACTGACCGGCTGAAAGAGGAAAAAGAGCGGCAAATATCAATTGAACTTGGCTATGCACCTTTATACGATGATGGAGAAATTCAGATATCCGTTATAGATGTTCCTGGACACGAGCGTTTCATCCGTCAGATGATTGCCGGAGTTGCCGGGATTGATCTTGTTGTCCTTGTTGTTGCTGCTGATGAAGGCGTCATGCCGCAAACTCGGGAGCATCTGGAAATCCTTGGCTTTCTCGGAATCAAGTGCGGGATTGTTGCCATTACCAAAATTGACCGGGTTGAGGAAGAATTTATTGAACTTGTCAAAGATGATATTTTACAAGAGTTAATAGGAACGGTTTTTGAACATTCTCCGTTTGTATTGGTTGATAGTTTATCGAAAAAAGGGATTGATGAGTTAAAACACTTGATTATTAAAATGTTAAAAGGTATGGAACCCAGGGATGCAAATGGTCCTTTTCGCCTTCCTATTGACCAGGTTTTTACCGTGAAAGGACAGGGAACGGTTGTAAGAGGGACGGTTTATGAAGGCACTGTTGAGGAAGGACAGCCTTTAATAATTTTGCCAAAGGGAATTGAAGTTCGCGCACGCCAGATTCAAGTGCATTACCAGCCTGCTGAAAGAGCATTTGCAGGGCAGCGTGCGGCCATTAACCTTTCCGGGGTCTCAAAGGAAGAATTAGAACGGGGTGATGTTCTTGTATCATCTGAGCATTTCACTGTGACAAAAACGATCGATGTGGCGATTCGAATTGTTGATGATCTTAAATATGAAGTGAAGCAAAGAATGCCGATCAAATGCCACATAGGTACGGCTGAAGTAATGGGACGAATCATTTTCTTTGACCGCAACGAGTTAAAGGAGGAAAACGGTGAAGTTCTTTGTCAACTCCGACTTGATGAAGAGATTGTTGCGAAACGGGGAGACCGGTTTATTTTAAGGCGTCCGAGTCCGCAGGAAACAATCGGCGGAGGCTGGGTCATTGATCCAAATGGGAAAAAGCATCGGTTTGGCATGAAAACAATTGAAGAGCTTGAAAAGAAAAAAGAAGGAACTCCTAAAGAACGAGTTACAAAAGTTTTAACCGAAGAAATAAGTGCTGGGTTCAAGGAGCTTATGAAGAAAACTTCTCTTGATGAAGAAACGTTAAAACATGTGCTGGAAGACAAATCATTTGTCTTTTATAACGGAAAAGAATATACGTTAGCATCAATTGTAAATGCAGTTGAAGAAGAAATTTACAGCCATTTGAAAGAATTTCATGCGGCTTCTCCGATGAAGCAAGGGTTAAATAAAGCTCAATTACTTCAAATGCTGCAAAAAACGTACCCTCGTACATTAATTGAGCATGTTTTGGAAAAAGGAGTTGAAAGTGGAGTGTTTGGCCGCCGCGAGCAATTTGTATTTCTCGGTGAGTTTTTGCCTCATGTACCGGAAAACTGGCAAAAACGAGTAGAGACTATGCTTGATGAATTAAAAACAGATGGCTTAAAGGTTCGTTATTTAACTGATTATATTGCGGATGCCGGCATTCCTGACAACTTGGTTGATGACTTGAAAAAGTATTTGGAGGAACAGGGATTTGTTGTACGGCTCAATGATCAGTACTATTGGCATAGCGATCATTTCAAAGAAGCATTTAAAAGGTTGAAAGAACACACCGGAACACAATTTGAAATAGGTGATGCGAAAAAAGCATTGAATTTATCGCGGAAATATATGATTCCATTTCTTGAGCGCCTCGATGCACTCGGACTTACAAAACGAGTAGAAAACAAACGAATTTGGCAGTAG